The proteins below come from a single Carnobacterium divergens DSM 20623 genomic window:
- a CDS encoding glucosaminidase domain-containing protein has protein sequence MSKVEFFLNEIKAGAIAGWHKYGILPSVTAAQAALESAWGTSQLSLAPNHNLFGIKGSYQGQSVQFPTWEVINGQNVTVNATFRKYPSWSVSVEDHGSFFHENSRYSGIIGLTDFVAQARGIKAAGYATDPLYADKLIATIEANGLTSWDRLALSGQAETIEEKQTSYTVQLGDNLSLIAKKFQTTTEELVRINHISNPNLIYPGQVLQLNSTINKTYTVQSGDALSLIAIKLGISMEHLIQKNNIANPDLIYAGQVLHYD, from the coding sequence ATGAGTAAAGTCGAATTTTTTTTAAATGAAATCAAAGCAGGTGCAATTGCGGGCTGGCACAAATATGGTATTTTACCAAGTGTCACAGCGGCACAAGCTGCACTAGAAAGTGCTTGGGGAACTAGCCAATTATCATTAGCTCCAAACCACAATTTATTTGGTATTAAAGGAAGTTACCAAGGGCAATCAGTTCAATTTCCAACATGGGAAGTCATCAATGGACAAAATGTGACCGTAAATGCAACCTTTAGAAAATATCCAAGCTGGTCAGTTTCTGTTGAAGATCACGGTTCCTTTTTTCACGAAAATTCACGTTATTCAGGTATTATTGGCCTAACTGATTTTGTGGCTCAAGCTAGAGGAATTAAAGCAGCTGGTTATGCGACGGATCCACTATACGCAGACAAATTAATTGCAACGATTGAAGCCAATGGGTTAACGAGTTGGGATCGACTAGCTTTATCAGGACAAGCAGAAACGATTGAAGAAAAGCAAACAAGTTATACCGTTCAATTAGGTGACAATTTAAGTTTGATTGCAAAAAAATTTCAAACAACAACAGAGGAGTTAGTAAGAATCAATCATATTTCAAACCCTAATTTGATTTATCCAGGACAAGTTCTTCAATTAAATTCTACTATAAATAAAACATACACTGTTCAATCAGGCGATGCCTTGTCATTAATTGCTATAAAATTAGGTATTTCAATGGAGCATTTAATTCAAAAAAATAATATTGCTAATCCAGATTTAATCTATGCAGGACAAGTGTTACATTATGACTAG
- the yihA gene encoding ribosome biogenesis GTP-binding protein YihA/YsxC, whose product MDVHKADIVISAVSPAQYPSTGLPEIALAGRSNVGKSSFINRMINRKGLARTSGKPGKTQTLNFYIIEEQFYFVDVPGYGYAKVSKTERAKWGQMLETYLTQRDTLKAVLSVVDLRHAPSSEDVQMYEFLKYYELPVIVVATKADKIPRGKWNKHIKIVKDTLNFDENDEFIMFSSETGEGKEEAWNVIEKYLDL is encoded by the coding sequence ATGGATGTGCATAAAGCAGATATCGTTATAAGTGCAGTTTCACCTGCCCAATACCCAAGCACAGGACTGCCTGAAATTGCTTTAGCGGGGCGTTCAAATGTTGGGAAATCATCTTTTATTAATCGGATGATTAATCGTAAAGGGTTAGCTAGAACTTCTGGCAAACCAGGAAAAACACAAACGCTAAACTTTTATATTATTGAAGAACAATTTTACTTTGTTGATGTACCTGGCTATGGTTACGCAAAGGTCTCAAAAACAGAACGTGCTAAATGGGGTCAAATGCTTGAAACTTATTTGACACAACGAGATACTTTAAAAGCCGTTTTGTCAGTTGTTGACTTGCGTCATGCACCAAGTAGTGAAGACGTTCAAATGTATGAGTTTTTAAAATATTATGAATTGCCAGTAATCGTGGTAGCAACGAAAGCCGATAAAATCCCTCGTGGCAAATGGAACAAACATATCAAAATTGTAAAAGATACATTGAATTTTGACGAAAATGATGAATTTATTATGTTCTCATCAGAAACCGGAGAAGGCAAAGAAGAAGCCTGGAACGTCATTGAAAAATATTTAGATTTGTAA
- the hemA gene encoding glutamyl-tRNA reductase, with protein MKILLYGVSHQTTPIEIRERYTIEEADVPHHLSKIKEFTGVEEAVILTTCNRTEYYLYIDQTEFMHGEMLRYIGEHTGFDVSDVISTSYGKSNSDVATHLFSVATGLDSLMVGETQILSQVKGALKIAQDAHTAGPILSSLFNKAVSFSKKAHTETLLDQLSFNPSTAAVKFFKEEWTTIEEKRFLLVGAGKMIRLAAKSLIQHGATHITILNRHDDKAEALADELNEWVQSMKHPHQLKRYFYSGNYANLAMALASTDGVIVATKSSEYIIHSLVIQQMQQIRRGKKELTLVDLAVPRNVDPEIQLVEGIHVYDMDQIGTKIDDFKIEREKIIKNIHFQLDEAVLRFNSWYQERRAVPYMYQLRTKTIELRERTMKSLHQKLPDLNERELRMIDKHFQSVMNQLSKAPIQSMKELAKTNPNIDANDGLESFVRSLGLLKEEEKIVVPVEGVKIMESEGDL; from the coding sequence TTGAAAATACTATTATACGGTGTTAGCCACCAGACGACGCCGATTGAGATAAGAGAGCGATACACAATCGAAGAAGCAGATGTTCCTCACCATTTATCAAAAATAAAAGAGTTTACTGGAGTCGAAGAAGCTGTTATTTTAACGACCTGTAATCGTACTGAATACTATTTGTACATTGATCAGACCGAATTTATGCATGGCGAAATGTTGCGGTATATTGGAGAGCATACAGGGTTTGACGTTTCAGATGTCATCTCAACAAGTTATGGAAAATCCAATAGTGACGTAGCGACTCATCTTTTTTCAGTAGCAACTGGTTTGGACTCTTTAATGGTGGGAGAAACACAAATTTTAAGCCAAGTAAAAGGGGCATTAAAAATCGCACAAGATGCTCATACTGCAGGTCCTATCTTGAGTTCGTTATTTAATAAAGCTGTTTCCTTTTCTAAAAAAGCCCATACAGAAACCTTACTGGATCAACTATCTTTCAATCCAAGTACCGCTGCAGTTAAGTTTTTTAAAGAAGAATGGACAACAATAGAAGAAAAACGATTTTTATTAGTTGGGGCTGGAAAAATGATTCGATTAGCAGCGAAATCATTGATTCAACATGGTGCTACTCACATCACCATCCTAAATCGCCATGATGACAAGGCAGAAGCACTGGCCGATGAATTAAACGAGTGGGTCCAATCCATGAAACATCCCCACCAGTTGAAGCGTTATTTTTATTCAGGAAATTACGCCAATTTAGCAATGGCGCTAGCAAGTACGGATGGTGTAATTGTTGCAACTAAGTCTTCTGAATATATCATTCACTCATTAGTGATTCAACAAATGCAACAGATTCGTCGAGGAAAAAAAGAGCTAACATTAGTTGATTTAGCCGTACCACGTAACGTTGATCCAGAAATTCAATTAGTAGAAGGAATTCATGTTTATGATATGGATCAAATAGGAACGAAGATTGATGATTTTAAAATTGAGCGAGAAAAAATCATAAAAAATATTCATTTCCAATTAGATGAAGCCGTGCTTCGCTTTAATAGCTGGTACCAAGAAAGACGTGCTGTTCCTTATATGTATCAATTACGGACTAAAACAATTGAATTAAGAGAACGTACGATGAAAAGTTTGCATCAAAAATTACCTGATTTGAATGAACGAGAATTACGAATGATTGACAAGCATTTTCAAAGTGTGATGAATCAATTATCTAAAGCGCCTATTCAGTCGATGAAAGAGCTAGCCAAAACCAACCCCAACATTGATGCGAATGATGGATTAGAAAGCTTTGTGCGAAGTTTGGGACTGTTAAAAGAAGAGGAAAAAATTGTTGTACCAGTTGAAGGCGTAAAAATCATGGAAAGTGAGGGAGACTTATGA
- the hemL gene encoding glutamate-1-semialdehyde 2,1-aminomutase codes for MRKTELSEKAFKEAVNLMPGGVNSPVRAFKSVDVPPIFMKKGQGSHIVDIDGNEYIDYVLSWGPLILGHAEPRVVEAIQQAAVSGTSFGTPTLMENKLAELVIERVPSIEMVRFVNSGTEATMSALRLARGYTKRDKILKLEGSYHGHDDALLVKVGSGVATLGLPDSPGVPKKTTENTLVAPYNDLNAVIEIFNQYAGEIAAVIVEPVAGNMGVIPPVKGFLEGLRAVTQQDGALLIFDEVMSGFRVGYHSAQGYYNVIPDLTCLGKVIGGGVPVGAYGGKREIMEMMAPSGSVYQAGTLSGNPIAMAAGFATLSNLTKEAYLHFESLGDTLEKGIRSLSKSHNIPITVNRAGSMIGMFFNEGPVTNYQQSKASDTVFFSNYYREMANRGIFLPPSQFEGIFLSTAHSLADIEQTLDAMESSFQALKNEA; via the coding sequence ATGAGAAAAACAGAACTTTCAGAAAAGGCTTTTAAAGAAGCAGTTAACTTAATGCCAGGAGGGGTAAACAGCCCGGTTCGTGCGTTTAAATCAGTTGATGTTCCCCCAATTTTTATGAAAAAAGGGCAAGGAAGTCATATCGTTGATATTGATGGAAATGAGTACATTGATTATGTTTTATCATGGGGGCCACTTATTTTAGGACATGCAGAACCTCGTGTTGTGGAGGCTATTCAACAGGCAGCCGTTTCTGGTACAAGTTTTGGCACACCCACTTTAATGGAAAATAAGTTAGCCGAGTTAGTAATTGAACGCGTCCCTTCAATTGAAATGGTACGGTTTGTCAATTCAGGAACCGAAGCGACCATGAGTGCCTTACGACTTGCTAGAGGATACACAAAACGGGATAAAATTTTAAAGTTAGAAGGCAGTTACCATGGTCATGACGATGCGTTATTAGTAAAAGTAGGATCAGGTGTTGCAACTTTAGGGTTACCAGATTCACCAGGTGTCCCTAAAAAGACAACAGAAAATACATTGGTCGCACCCTACAATGATTTAAATGCAGTGATTGAAATTTTTAACCAATACGCTGGCGAAATTGCAGCCGTAATTGTTGAACCGGTAGCTGGAAATATGGGTGTTATTCCACCAGTAAAAGGCTTTTTAGAAGGTCTACGAGCAGTGACTCAACAAGATGGCGCCTTATTAATTTTTGATGAAGTTATGTCAGGTTTTCGTGTCGGTTACCATAGCGCGCAAGGATATTATAACGTTATTCCAGATTTAACTTGTCTTGGAAAAGTAATTGGTGGAGGCGTCCCTGTTGGTGCATATGGAGGGAAGCGAGAAATTATGGAAATGATGGCGCCAAGTGGTAGTGTGTATCAAGCAGGCACGTTATCAGGTAATCCAATCGCAATGGCTGCAGGTTTTGCCACACTCTCTAACTTAACAAAAGAAGCCTATCTTCATTTTGAATCGTTAGGGGATACATTAGAAAAAGGGATTCGTTCTTTAAGTAAATCACATAATATTCCGATTACTGTTAATCGGGCAGGAAGTATGATTGGAATGTTCTTTAATGAAGGTCCAGTGACAAACTACCAACAAAGTAAAGCGAGTGATACGGTCTTTTTCTCTAATTATTACCGAGAAATGGCAAATCGTGGTATTTTTTTACCGCCATCTCAATTCGAAGGCATCTTTTTATCAACAGCGCATTCTTTAGCAGATATTGAACAAACATTAGATGCAATGGAGTCCAGTTTTCAAGCGTTAAAAAATGAAGCATAA
- a CDS encoding phage holin family protein translates to MQLINHLLESLFGGGSPVLSLYMSALAIDLITGYLKALKQHNWRSAINVEGLLIKFVTFFTIISAGIIDDLAPLMNISIPINIAFWWTIIITLYELGSILENISEMGVNVGFLKKYLGVLQDQVESDEEGKDE, encoded by the coding sequence ATGCAGCTAATTAACCATCTATTAGAATCACTATTCGGTGGAGGCAGTCCAGTATTATCTTTATACATGTCTGCCCTGGCCATCGATTTAATTACAGGTTATTTAAAAGCTCTAAAGCAGCACAATTGGCGATCAGCTATTAATGTAGAAGGTTTATTGATTAAGTTCGTCACCTTCTTTACGATTATTTCAGCAGGAATTATCGATGATTTAGCTCCATTAATGAACATTAGCATTCCAATCAATATCGCTTTTTGGTGGACCATTATTATCACACTCTATGAATTAGGCAGCATTTTGGAAAACATCAGTGAAATGGGCGTCAACGTTGGATTTTTAAAAAAATATTTAGGCGTTTTGCAAGATCAGGTCGAATCGGATGAGGAGGGAAAAGATGAGTAA